In Nicotiana tabacum cultivar K326 chromosome 17, ASM71507v2, whole genome shotgun sequence, one DNA window encodes the following:
- the LOC107785749 gene encoding uncharacterized protein LOC107785749 produces the protein MASACISTNCVNEIARAPIRPTYLNLYKWPESDAEFIKSVVSSRINNQYNGNIKCSHPSNPTVLDSISYRQLYLRSYPFSKEESVCEKIVLKYYGIKRKARNTGDNSSGAQSRSTRENINGIRKAKEISCAALYSIFRRLLSCTVKVDVVD, from the coding sequence ATGGCCTCCGCCTGCATATCAACTAATTGTGTTAACGAAATTGCCAGAGCACCAATAAGACCAACATACTTGAACCTGTATAAATGGCCAGAATCTGACGCTGAGTTCATAAAATCAGTCGTCAGTTCAAGGATAAACAACCAATACAATGGCAATATCAAGTGCAGTCATCCCAGTAATCCGACGGTGTTGGATAGCATTTCATACAGACAATTATACTTAAGAAGCTATCCGTTTTCAAAAGAAGAGAGCGTTTGTGAAAAAATAGTACTGAAATACTATGGAATAAAACGAAAAGCTCGTAATACTGGTGATAATTCAAGTGGTGCCCAGAGTCGAAGTACTAGGGAAAATATAAATGGAATTAGAAAGGCTAAGGAGATATCATGCGCTGCTTTGTATTCCATTTTTCGAAGGCTATTATCTTGCACA